GTGCCGCTGAGGTTGACCGACCTCGCGACGGTGGCCGCGGCCTGTGCGCTGTGGTCGCAGCGCCACTGGGCGTTCGCGCTGACGTACTACTGGGGCCTGGTGCTCAGTGCGCAGGCGTTGATTTCGCCGGTGCTCGTCGGCCCGGACTTCCCGCACTACACATTCCTGGCGTTCTGGGCGATTCACCTGCTGGTGGTGTGGGCGGCGATCTACCTGACGTGGGGGCGTGGAATGCGGCCGAACTGGCGTAGCTTGCGCCTCGTCGTAGTCGTGACCGCCGGGTGGGCCGTTGTCACGTTCGTGTTCAACCGGATCGCCGGTACCAATTACGGGTTCCTCAACGGCAAGCCGGCGACCGCGAGTCTGCTGGATGCGCTGGGGCCATGGCCGCTGTACATCCTGTCGGCGACGGCATTGGTCATCGTGACGTGGGTGTTGATGACGCTGCCGTGGGTGCGTTCTCGTGGTCTGCGTACCGACGGGCGGTGAGGGCTGTTCGCCCGGGCCGCGGCCGCATGCGACGATGGTGCCGCGCTTGTCGCGCCGGGGCGGTAGCTCAGTCGGTTAGAGCCGTGGACTCATAATCCATTGGTCGCGGGTTCGAGCCCCGCCCGCCCCACGTCAGAGGGTGTTTTTCAAGATCGATTCTTGGAACTCATCGTTTATTCACCGTTTATGACGGTCTTCGCAGGTCGTACGGCCTGCCGCCATGCCTCGCGCACGGCGGCGAGCGCTTCGGCTGCCGTGACGGTGAGGCGGGTCTGTCCGGCCAGCTGGGCCTGCCACTCGGCATCCGTCGGAGCCCGGTCGAACATGCGCTGCGTCGGCACCTTGTTGGTCGGTCCGTATCGCCGAAACAGTGCGGCTGCGTCCGGGTCGATGGGCGCCGAGTCGGCTCAGCGCCCACAGGTCCCAGAGGTCGCGGGCGGCGTGCCGGTCCGTCCACGTGGCCGTCTTCGACGCCGCGAATGCGGGGAGAATCGGTACAAGCAGTTCAGCAGCGGGTGCGTCCGCATAGCGCTGAAACAGGTCGCGCCGTTCCGTCGGCCAGACGACCCGGTCGCGCGCGGAGAGCAATTGGAGGCGAACCGGGCGTCCGTCCGACGGGCGCAACAGCACCGGCAGGGTGTCTGCAGTACCGCTGAGGGCGGGTTCGACGGTCAGCCAGCCGTGGGTGCGCGCGACAGCGCGGGGGAGGGTGGCGTCGAGCTCGGTGGCCACCTCTTTGCGGCTGCCGATGGCGATGAGGTCGATGTCTTCACTCAGCCGTCCGTCGGGGAGGTGGGTGCGGGCCAGGGCGGTGCCGCCGATGAAGTGGACGCGGTCACCGAACTCGCGGCTGAGGAACGCGAGGATGTGGGAGATGAGGTGGTCGCGCTCGACTTGTTCGGCGGACACGCTGAACTGCGTTGCGACCGAGTCGCGTTCGTCAGGATCCATGATCGACCCCCGCCCAGTCTTCCGCCCGGCGCAGGGAGGCCAAGCGGCGTTGTTCGGTGGCGAGCTGGCGCAAACGGTCTGGATCCGCTCGTGCGTGGAGGGCTTTGACGGCGGCGGGGACGTCGGTTGCGCTGTCGCCGAGGGTGGGGCGGTGCGCGAGGTCGAGGATGGTTTGTTCGGGTGTCGTCGCCAGTGTGGGGCCCAGGTCAGTGCGGACGCGTTCGGCGTCGAGTTCTGCGGTGTTGCGTTTGACGAACCGTACGACGGCCGGCCGGTCGGTGAGTGTGATGGGGCGGTGTTGGCGCGGTACCGCCACGATGGCGGTTGCCAGAGCGCGGGGGATTGCGCCGTGCAGGCGCGCGGCGCTGAGTCCCATGACGACGATGTCGTCATGGCCGAAGATCGTGGTGGCGATTCCGGCGGCGGCGGCTTCCAGATCGGGAATCCATCTGCGGCCCAGCATTTCTTGTGGGATGACGACGTAGTAACCGTGGGCGAGGCGATGGAGCAGGCCGTGTTCGTAGAGCCGTGCGATTTCGGGGCCCGGGTACGCGTAGGTGGCATCGGCCTGCCCGGTGCGAAAGGTGCGCAGTGGGCGCGCGGCGAGGCCGGCGGGGACCGCCGTGCTGTGTTGCCTTGCCATAATCCACCCTCCAGTATGCGAATCATAGGCTATTGACCTACAAAATGCATACTCATAAGTTTCATTGACCGTCGGGCTCTTTAACCGCGCGTGTGGCTTCTCAAAATTAATGTCCGTTTCTCAAACTGAATGTCCACACGATGTCCAATTGGACATCAAAGTGAGAATCCGCAGCCCGGCGAGACGTTCCGGAGGGTGCAGCTGGCTTGAGAAACTGGTTGATGCCGCGGTGAGTGCGCGCGGATGCTGTGGTGGTGGGGGATCGTCGAGCAGTGGCCGTCGCTGCGTGATCAGGTGGTCCTGGCGGAGCCGGTTGTTTGGCCCGTCTGGGCGGCGCAAGGTCGGCGAATGGGTCGCCGCACAGGATGGTTTCGTGGGAGACGGCGACTTCGCCAGGACATTCTCCGATCACGTTCACCTGCCCGGTATCGCGTCCTTGGACTAC
Above is a window of Mycolicibacterium baixiangningiae DNA encoding:
- a CDS encoding YwaF family protein, encoding MTVAVQRQFAAYGPSYWGAIAVFVLGAAFLVWLGRRQTEVQSRWFGRILGALTAAIYASVLIYSLVPLTVERSVPLRLTDLATVAAACALWSQRHWAFALTYYWGLVLSAQALISPVLVGPDFPHYTFLAFWAIHLLVVWAAIYLTWGRGMRPNWRSLRLVVVVTAGWAVVTFVFNRIAGTNYGFLNGKPATASLLDALGPWPLYILSATALVIVTWVLMTLPWVRSRGLRTDGR
- a CDS encoding nucleotidyl transferase AbiEii/AbiGii toxin family protein, which gives rise to MDPDERDSVATQFSVSAEQVERDHLISHILAFLSREFGDRVHFIGGTALARTHLPDGRLSEDIDLIAIGSRKEVATELDATLPRAVARTHGWLTVEPALSGTADTLPVLLRPSDGRPVRLQLLSARDRVVWPTERRDLFQRYADAPAAELLVPILPAFAASKTATWTDRHAARDLWDLWALSRLGAHRPGRSRTVSAIRTDQQGADAAHVRPGSDGCRVAGPAGRTDPPHRHGSRSARRRARGMAAGRTTCEDRHKR
- a CDS encoding type IV toxin-antitoxin system AbiEi family antitoxin domain-containing protein, producing the protein MARQHSTAVPAGLAARPLRTFRTGQADATYAYPGPEIARLYEHGLLHRLAHGYYVVIPQEMLGRRWIPDLEAAAAGIATTIFGHDDIVVMGLSAARLHGAIPRALATAIVAVPRQHRPITLTDRPAVVRFVKRNTAELDAERVRTDLGPTLATTPEQTILDLAHRPTLGDSATDVPAAVKALHARADPDRLRQLATEQRRLASLRRAEDWAGVDHGS